The nucleotide window TTACACCCTGTCCCGTCCCCCGTGTCGCCCACCCCGCAGGTGACCCAAgcggaaccctagccgccaggcgaactccctcctcatcaGACCTTCCTCCCATCGCCGCCACCAGCAGGCGCCGCTGGGCAAAGCCcgtgcagcggcggcggcggggcactCCGATTCTCCTTCTCACGGTGCTCGGGCGTTGCGGGGTGTCCGTCGTGGGAGCACGTGGTCGCCGTGACGAGCTTGTGCTGGGGCTGCGCGATAAGCGTGTACGGCACGCGGGAACGCGTGTCGTGCGCGGACGCGGGCGTGGGGATCTGGCTCTcatggcgcggcggcggctggcAGATCGAATCTCGAGGCGGCGGCCTCGACCGGTGGTGCGCGGTGCGGCCTGCCTGGCGGGCGGCACCCGCGGGTGCAGATGGGGGCCCTTCCATGGCTGCGTGGGCGCCGTGGAGGCAGCGGCGCTGCGGCGGCTTCTCGATGGCCGACCGGAGTTCCATGGGAGGCGTCATCTCCGACTCGATCTATTCTGGTTCGTGCTGGCTACGGTACTTAGCGACTACGGTCGACGCCAGTACTACCTGGACGGATCTGGCGGGTGGGCATGGATCCAGGGGAAACTCCAGGCCGACGTGGCGGCCGCACCAAAATTGATGCCCTCGGCGCCGATTCCCTTCTTGGTGGCTTCGGTGTGGATCCTACGTCCCCCACCTCTGCCATGAGCGCAGGTGAAAGCCTCCATTCCTCTGTTTGGGTGACGATGGCACTTTGGTGTCGTGTTCCTTGCGTCGGTCGGGGACTGCTCAGGGTGGTGGAGTTGCTGGTAGTTCGGAGTCAACGCGAGATGGCATGTAGGTGGAGCGGTGTGGCATCAACCGTATCGTCGACGGTGGGTCTCGGCGGCATGGCGCAGTGGAGACTCGGCGTCTGATGCGCGAAGATGGACTCGCGTAGGAGGAGGAagctgtctggcgtcatggtgacgTTGATGACAGAGAGGCCTGGCAAGGTCGATGCATCAGTTCTACTCTGAGGATGGATCGATAGAAGATGGAGGTCATAGCCCTTGCAGCGTGCGGACATTCGGCACACATTCATCAAGAGGATAGGAGTAGCAGCAGCGTTGCCAAGATGATGGCTTCAGACTTATTGATGTATCACCTTGTATggtctttgtgaataattaataatatGGTTGCATGCATCGTCGAGTCCGGAGGTACATCCTAGAATATGCACCAAGCATGCTTCCGTACGAACGGCGAACTTAATAATATTAAAATCAGAGCAAAATACTGTTCGTGTAGTCAAGAATCTGCATCCACTTACATGGCTGCCCTTTTGTTGTGGGACTGCTGAAACACACCAGTGCTGCAACTCATCCTAACGTTGGGGAACCAGCGGAGAACAAGACTAAACTAATCATGTCAGCAACACGAAACCCGGATTGCATTTCCTTGGCTAATTTTCCATGATCTTATATAACCCGTATCCAGATCCGAGATCAATGAACACTCGTGCAGCGCACTGTGTAACCAATGACCGAGACATGCCAGGCAGATATAAGCTCACTGATTCACACTTGCTGCGCTAAATAAAAACACGTAGGAAGCTGGTCTGTCTGAATGGGCCTTGGGTGGCCATGTTTCTTTCAACAGATCACCTTAACACATATGGAGGTTAGTTGGATGAGATTCCTGCTGTCGACTGCTCTACCTATCATGCCATTGCTCCGTTATAAACACAGAGAGAAGCCAAGGATTGAGCACCAACAAACTGCAGCCCTTGTCTTGCCAACCTTTCTCTTCCATTTCCATACCGAAGAAAGTAGCATCAGAGCCTCAAAACCACAAGCATGGCTTACCATCTAAGATCTGCAAGCGCGCCTTCCAGCCCTCGCTCAAACAAACCCCAAGTAGAGCAGCAGCTCCAGAGCCTGAGCGCAACCATCTCTTCGCCCTTGGTGACCATCGATACGGCATGCAAAGGTTTGATGAAGCTGGAAGACATCTACAGCTGCATTGAAGAGATGATGTGCACACCCAGCAACCAAGTCAGCTTCTGCAAGACCCTGCAAAGGGTGGCAGTGGAGGCCGAGCTTGGACGGTCCCTCGTCGTGCTTGACCTCTGCAACGCCATGCAGGAGACCTTGATGGAGCTGAAGATGACTGTCCAAGAGCTCTTGTTGGTTCTGAAGAGAGGAGAGGATGTAACTTGCCAGTTCAAGGCGTACATCCGGCTAGCCAAGAAGGCACAAAAGCAGTTCAAGAAGATCAGCAAGAAAACTGCTTCAGACAAGAATGATTCTAGGATGGTGATGCTAATGGCAGAAGCAAGAGAGATCACCATTTTACTTCTCGAATCCACATCCTGCATCTTGTCGAAGCAAATTGAGATGCCCAAGTGGTCTCTTGTCTCCAAAACATTGCAGAAGAGCAAAGTTGTGTTCGAAGAGGAGCAATTGCGGGCATTCGTGTGCAGTATCGAAGATCTTGAGAGCGGAGTAGAACTTCTTTACAGGAGATTGATCCAGAACAGAGTTTCTCTTCTCAATGCTCTTAGTTTGTAGATAGCCTGAGCTCTAGTTCCCTGCGATTGCCATCCACCTTTTAAAGGATTAGTCGATCATCATCATAGCACTTTTGTAGTATGTACAATTGTGGATATGTGCAGAAATTTACTTAACCGAAAAGCGAAGAGAAACAATTTTGGCAATTTCATTTTCTGAATTTTACCATTTTTACTGATAAAATGATTATTTGTTAAACAAGTGACTAACTGACTTGGTTTCTCATAACTCGAAGAAAAGATTTCTCTCCTCAAACATAGTATTTATTTACAAGCAACAGAACAATAACATGGAATTTGGGGCTTTCCTGTCACATAAAATGTTGTCTAGTTTATAACTTTACACAAGAAGTAATGATATCTCTAAATGGCCTATTAGTCTCAGGTAATTATTTCCCAAGGGTCATATTACTCAGAGTCACAGGTGTCGCAAGCTCTAGCATGCTGAAACAAACCAGCTCGAACCCACGACCTTGTGATTATGCATTATCATTACCGAGGGGGAATACCTAATGATGCTGATGAGTGATTACTAACAATAATCAGGCTAACACATGCAACCAATAATACTGACCAGAACAAATCCCCTGAAGATCCTTAACTCTTATCATGTTGTTGTACCTTCCCTTCTGCTTCCAAATGATACAATAAACTTCACGTTTCTATCGCTCTACCGGTAATGTTCAAAAGAATTGCAAGCATGCACCATTAAGTTATATATGTGCAATCAGAAGTCGACCAAACCATTAAGTGATTTTTGGTTTTTGCGACCATAACTTTACCAAAAAAGGCTTTCGcccgctttatattataaagccAACCGCACAATAAACATCTAACACAGACCAACACaccacaaacacacacacacggaGGTCCACAGGAACCACAAAAGTACACCAAAGGGTCATAGCTGCGGGCACAACACAACAAGCCCTAAAACCAAAAGACGCACGCCACAAACCACATAGATGCCAGGCGGACTAATCAGGCtcagggggaggaggcggcagCGGGGGAGCCAAGCGGAGCGCCATCGAGCGGAGATCGGAGAGGAGGGCGGTGATGACGTCCCGGTCCTGGGGGCGGCTAAGCGGCCGCCTAAGCTGCAGGTAGCCACACAGTTTAAAGATTGCGTCAGTCGCACGACGAAGGGGCACCTTCTGAATAACAAGCTTATTACGGATGTTCCAAAGCGTCCAGGCAAGAACCCCTACGCACAGCCATCTAATATGGCGGTAGCGGGCAGGGCAGGCGTTAAGCTCAGCAAGCAGGTCGGGGAAGTTGGTATTACACCACTGTCCACCAACCGTTTCGCGGAAGCAGGCCCAAAGGAACTGGGCAGAGTGGCACGAGAAAAAGATGTGGTTAGCATCCTCAACGGTGCCACAGATGGGGCACATTCCATCACCCGGGCCATTCCGCTTGAGGACCTCAACACCAGAGGGGAGCCGGCCACGGATCCATTGCCATAGGAAGATCCTGATCTTCAGCGGGAGACGGATATCCCAGATCAGGCTAAATGGTTCCGGGGCCGACGAGGGTGCAATGGCACCGTATGAGGACTTCGTGGAGAAACGCCCGGAAGGCTCGAGGTGCCAGGACAGGACGTCCCGGTCCTCCGCCACCTCCATCGGCAGCAGAGCAATGTCCTGGAGGAGGGAGTCCCAGGCGGCCACCTCAGGGGGACCAAACGGGCGCCGGAAGGCGAGACGCCCTAAGTCAATAAGGGTCGTCTCGACTGAGACTCGATGGTCAACCGCAATGGCAAATAGCTCAGGGAAACGCACCGCCAGGGGGGCGTCCCCTAGCCAACGGTCGAACCAAAACAGGGTCGAGGCTCCGAAGCCAACGGATATAGAGGTGCCAATGCGTAGTATGGGCAGGAGCTGGATCACAGACTGCAGAACTGGGAACCGCCCGTACGTTGGCAAAAGGCGAGAGGCTGGCCACGAAGGTATTTATTGCGGATGATGGTGAGCCAGAGGCCTCCCTCCCCGTTGGCAATACGCCACAGCCAGCGAGTCAGGAGGGCAATGTTCATGCGTCGGGAAGAGAGGATCCCAAGACCCCCCTGGTCTTTGGGCTTGCAAATGTCGGACCATCCCACCATGTGGTACTTCTGTTTACCATCCTTGCCAGCCCAGAAGAACCTCGATTGGTATTTGTCCACCTCCTGGTGGAGGGTCTCATGAAGGCAGTAGAAGCTCAAGAGGAACCAGAGGAGGCTCGCCAGCGAGGAATTGATAAGGATTACCCTGGCGGCCTTCGACAGCCAGCGACCCCTCCAGGGTTCAACCCTGTGCTGCATCCTAGTCACCGTCGGTCGAAGATCCGCGACGGTGAGTCTGGAGTCACTAATGGGCACCCCCAAGTAAGTGGTGGGGAAGGTGCCCAGGCGGCAGTTAAGCCGGTCAGCAATGGACAAGGCTTCGTCCGGGTTGTAGCCAAGGACCATCACTTCGCTCTTGTCGAAGTTAATGGTGAGTCCGGACATTTGTTGGAAGCATAGAAGAAGGAACTTCAGGTCGGAAGTGGAGCCTTCAACCATGATAATGGTGTCGTCCGCATACTGGAGGAGGGAGACCCCTCCCGCACCAACAAGGTGAGGAACCACGCCCCGAATATGGCCGCAGGCCTTGGCCTTATCCAGGATGACAGCAAGGGCATCGACCACCATGTTAAAGAGAAACGGGGAGAACGGGTCTCCTTGGCGCACCCCGCATAAGGTGGGGAAGTAGGGCCCGATCTCACCGTTGATGTTGACCGCCGTCCGGCCGCAGGTGACGAGTTGCATAACCCGTGTCACCCAGCGGTCGTCGAAGCCTTTCCGAAGCAAAACTTCCCGAAGGAAGGGCCAGTGAACCGTGTCGTAGGCCTTGTGGAAGTCGAGCTTAAGGAACACCGCGCGGAGGTGTTTCGCTCGAACTTCGTGGAGGACTTCGTGGAAGACTAACACCCCATCCAAAATATATCGGCCTTGTATGAAGGCAGACTGGTTGGGGTGGGTAATAGAATCTGCAAGCAGGGTCACCCTATTGGCGTACCCCTTGGCCAGGATCCTGAAGATCACGTTGATCACGGTGATGGGACGAAACTGGCGGATGTCCGAGGCCCCAGGGACTTTAGGGATGAGGGTAATGATCCCATAGTTCAGGCGCCCCAGGTCCATGGTCCCAGAGAAGAACTCATCGAAGAGGGCCATGACCTCCGGCTTAATGGTCTGCCAGAATGTTTTAAAGAACAAAACCGGCAGTTCATCCGGGCCCGGGGCCGAGGAGGGGTTCATTCCTTTGATCGCCGTAAGGACTTCCTCCTCCGAGAAAGGTGCCACTAGAGCGCCATTGGCCTCGGCGGAGACAAGCTGGTCTCCCGACCAGGTATCGGGGGCCAGTGTAGCCCCACCCCGAGGGGTGGGGGTAAAAAGGGCTTTATAAAAGCCATCTACGTGCGCGCGGATGTCCGATGGACGAACAAGCTGAGTGTCGTCCGCCCACAAGGAATGAATGGAGTTGCGGCGCCTCCGGCCGTTGGCAATCGCCTGGAAGTAGGCCGTGTTGGCGTCGCCCTGAAGTACCCAACGTTGGGTGCCGCGCAACCGCCAGTAGGCCTCCTCGTCAGAGTAGATGGCCGAGAGCTGGTCCTCGAGATCGTATCGCAACATCCACTCATCTGGGGAGATCCCGGACATGTCTGCCCGGGCGTCCAGGGCCTGGATATCGCTTAAGATGGCCTTCTTGCGCTCACGAATATCCCGGCCAAGATTCGCACCCCAGCCCTTCATAAACTGGCAGGCTAGCTTGGCACAAAACTGCCAGGAGTCGACCGCGGACATGGAGCGGTGGAGGGAGACGCGCGCGGCGGCCCACTTGGCCGCAACCGCCTCGCGAAACCCGGCTTGGTTGAGCCAGAATGCCTCGAACCGAAACCGGGGGGGAATGGGGGGGCGTTCATCCGCcatggagaggaggagggggacatGGTCAGATCCGATCCTGGTAATAGCCTGAACTGAGGCCAGGGGGCATCGAAGCTCCCAGTCCGGGGAAACTAAGACGCGGTCCAGGACAGACTGCGTCGGGTTCGCCTGGCGGTTAGTCCAGGTGAACCGGGCCCTCGTGCGCTCTAGCTCACGGAGGCCAAGCTCCGCGATGCAATCGTTAAACAACTGCATTCGGGGGCGATTAACCCGGTCGTTATTCTTCTCATCCAGGGAGCGGATGAGGTTAAAGTCCCCTCCCACCACAACGGGAAGAGAGGACGCAGAGACCTTCTGCTGCAGCTCGGCGAGGAATGTCGGGGAGCGGCTGTGATCCGCCGGTCCGTAGACTATGATGACCTCCCATTTGAAGTTGAGTGCACGCTCGAAGATCTCCATACTGACGAAGAACTCGCCCCGATCCATACCTCCCACCTCAAAGGTGGCATCCTTAACACCTAACAGGATGCCACCTGAGTGGCCATTGTTCCCACTAGAAGGGAGCCAATGCCACGCGAACAGGTGGGAGCTAAGCCCGTCAAACTCGGGGAGGCAAAAGTCCGTGCGCATGGTTTCCTGAATGGCTATGATGTCAATGTGCTCGTCCTGGATGTACTCAACAAGCTGGCGGCGACGGCCGTCATGGCCAAAGCCGCGAATGTTCCAGAAAAGGGCACGCGTCTAAACCGCCATGGAGGGGCTACTTGACCCCAGGACGGTGGAAGCACTGCGGGCTCGAAGAGCGGCAGTGCGGGAGCGAGTGCGGCCCCGAATCTCCTCGGCCGGCAACTCCGAAGGCTGGGGTGCCGGGGTGCGGAGGAGGCGTGCCCGTGTCTCGGCAAGTTTCCCATCGAGAATCTCACGGGCCTGAATAGCCACAATCAGCTCCAAAGGGGGGCCAACCTCCCCCCTGAAAACTATGGCCGAGTCACGGGCCACCTTGGCAAGGCGGCCAAGTGGAACGGCTTCGAGAGCAGAGAAAGAGCAACTGGAAGAACTAGAAGGGATGTCGGTCGCACCTGTCTCGAGGTTCCGGGCCGCAGCCCGGATCTCAGGCCGCTCAGAGATGGACGGCGCCGGGAGGCCGGCCGGGCGGTCCGCGTCGAGCCGGGCGCTGCGGCGGGAGGCCGTCACCGGGGTCGACGAGGCCCGAGCCCGGCGGACGTAGGACACCGAACGAGGCGGGTGAGGGGCGACGGGGGTGACCACCTCCCCGGAGGTCACCAGCAGCAGGCGAGTCGGGGAAGCAGACGCCGGGGGGATCAGACAGGCACCAGACACCGCCTGAGGGGAGGGCGGGTCCAGGGCCGGTGGATCCAGGACCGGCGCGTCGACCACTGGGGCCAAGGAGGTGGCCGGGGGGAGGCGGGTGGCGGCTGCGCATCTGCCCCAGATGGGTCCAACAGGGGGGACCTGAGGGGGGAGGCACCGACGATGGCGAGGCCAGAGGCAGCAGAAGTGCCGAGGTCGGAGACGGGGGGTCCGTGGCCACCACAGGAAGAGCACACGGCGAGCGCGGCGAAGATGCCGGGAGGATGAGGAGGCTGACGCTAGAGATGTCGCTGAGCTCGGccgaggaggagggagagggggtaGGCAGCGTGGAGGTGGCGGCTCGGAGGGGAGGGCCAACCCACGCGACCGGCCCGCACCCGAGTCTCCCCGCCCCGGGGGAGGAGAGGGGTCCCGAGAGGGGGAGCGGCTGCGGCCGGAGTGCTCGTCGTCATCCTCCGGGTCCTCGTGGCGGGAGGGGCGCGGCCGGCGGTAGTGGGAATCGTCGCGGGAGTCCGCGCCGCCCCCACCGAAGTGATCTGCAGCGAAGTGGTGAGGACGGCCGACGTGGTTGTGGGGCTCGGGGTAGATCTTGAGGTCGAATCCCTGGTCGTTGAAGAACACTCGAACTGTGGCACGGAGGGTGGAGGAGTCCAGACACTTGACCTTGACGCGGACCTCCTCCTCCTTGCGGAGAGAGAGCTcgtccaccaccaccaccttgcCCAGGAGCTTAGACATGCTCCGGATCACCTTCTCAGAGCGGGCGATGTCGGGGAGGCCCTCTATGAGAATCCAAGCGGTGTCCAGCACGGCAACCGCCTTGGGATCCAACAGGGGCTCAGAGATGTTGACGACGAGCTTGTTGAGGGCGAGGGTGATGTCGTCGCTACGGGTGCAGAGGCCCAGGCTGAGAGCGTCGGGGAAGACCACGGTGAAGGAGCTGTCCGAGGTCGGGGTCACCTGCTAGTCCCAGACACGACGGCAGAGGTGGTTAAGCTCCGCCTCAATCATCTCAGGCGAGGCAACCCCGGCCCCCACGATGGACACGACAGCAAGGAGCGAAGGGGACGGAGGGGGGACGTCTTCCACCTCGATGTGGAAGAATTCGAGGCCCTCGATGCCGTGGCCGTACATCATGAGCTCCCCAGTCATCGGACGGTCGGGGCAGAGGACCGTGGGATGGCCCGATTCCTTGCAAAGGTAGCACATTGGCGGGTTGGGGCAGTCAACCTGGAAGTGGCCAGCCTCACCACAGTTGAAGCACGGAGGAAGGTCACGGGGGGCCTCAGAGATGAGCGTGCCCGAAGACGCGGGTGCGAGAACCGCGTTAGCGGGGGTGCGGGCAGCaccccgcttcttcttcttcttggcgcCTTGGCGGCCACGGGCCCCGGGCCCCCCGCTGCCCGGAGGATGGCTCGGCTGGGACCGAGGAGGCTGGTATCGGCGGGTGGCCGCAGTGTCAGAGGGCTTAGCCCGAGGAGGGGCGACGCAGGGTGCTCATGGCGACGAGCGGGCCAAGGTGAGCGGGGCCGATCCCGACGGCTGTCCCGGGAGGGGGGGGAAGGGGGGAGAGCCGGCGGTCGGTCCGCGCCGGGGAGCGGCCCGTGGTGCGTCCGGGCGAGAGACGGTCGTGGCGGGGCGGCAAGTGATGGGTGTTGCGAGGCGGCGAGCGATGGGACTCGCGGGCATCGCGGGGAGGCGACCGGCGGGCCTCTCGGGAGGGGGACCGGCGAGGATCCCGCGGCGGGGACCGGTGCGAGTCGCGCGTAGGAGCCCAGCGCCCGTCGGAGCCGTCGCGACTGGCCAGCTGACGGCGGAGGTCGGCCTCGCGCCGCTGGCCCTCCGGCGAGGTGCGGCCCGGCGGGCGAGGGTCCTCCAGGGGGCGTTTGGGGCGTCCCGAACCGTCCCCCCAGGAGCGCGTCATGGGGCCGGAAGGCGGCGTCGCAGGGGGCGTCGCAGGGGGAGGGGgaaaccggcggcggcgggagagGGGGACGGAGGGCGCTAGGTCTGGTATCGGGGGGGAGGCGAGGCCGCAAAGGGAAACCCTTCGGGAGCCAAATGCCTCCCCGGGCCGGGGGGAGCTGGGCCGAGGCCGCTGGGCCACCACGCGAAGGTAGGGCCGGCCCGCAGATCGCAGGCCTCGTGCTCGGGCCGGCCACGCTAGGAGGGGGAAGGGAGCAGGCCCAGCTGACGGCCAGGGCCCGACAAGGCGAGGCCCAGCCCAGGTGCCAACCCCTCACCCCCAGCTAGGGTTCCAGCCGCCGCCCCCGGCGACGAGGACGCGGCGGACGGCCGGGCCGGCGGGCGAGGGGCCGCGAGGCGGCAGGGGGACGGAGTGCAACAGACCCGGGAGGAGCCGAAGAAGGCGATGAAGGGTCGGAACGGAGCGCATTGGGAAAGCAGCAGCACGCCGGCGGTcgagggcgacggcggggcgACCGGCCGACGCGGGGCGGGCCAGGTGGGGACCTTCCAGGAGGCCAGGGCAGGTCCTCGGTCCGCCCGACCAGCCACGCCCCAACCGGAGgggcgccggcggcggcgacCTTCCCCAATCCCAGCCCCAAAGGCCGCACCTTTCCCCGCGGTCACCGGCGAGGTGCCCGGCAaccggcgggggggggggggggggggggcacgcaCGTCCGGGCAGCCGAACTCCCACCCCCGGGAGTAAGGCCGCCGGCGGAGCGTGGCGGCGTGGGGCGAGCCGGAGCGGGCGGGGGAACGCGGTCACGGCACTAGACCAGCCGGCCCGCGGCGCGGTCGGCGTCCTCCGCCCAATCCGCCCAAACCACCCGCCCGGGAGGTTCAGGGGAcgggaggggaggggccggcagGGAGGGGGGAACAGCGGGGGAGGCGGAGGCCACAGCGGAAggggccggcggcggcgaagggGGCTCGGCCGGGGAGGCGGCCAGCGGGGCGGCGGAGGGGCCCGAGTCGCCAGAGCCCGCGCCTTCCATCGCTGTCCGCAATTCCTTTCGACCATAACTTTTCAAACATTCCGTTATATTCTTATTAAGTATTACATTTCTTGTTTATGCTTAGCATGCATCCCAAGTAAGTTTCACTCACACGATAATCTCAGACAGCCAGATGAAATTTAATATTAAAAGGAAAATCAGTGTGCACTTACATGGTTGTCCTGGTTGTACGTGGATAGCTGAAACACGCCAGTGCTGCCGCACAAGCAGAAGACCTCATCCTAATGTTGAAAAATTAGCGGACAACCAGATGAATTATTCCTCTCAGCAACAGAAAACCTGCATTTTATTTCCTTGGCCAGTACTACTTCATTATCAATATACCGAGATCCGAAATCAAACGAAGCACCCGTGCAGTGTACTGTGTTATCAATAACCAAGACATGCCAGGCATATATGCTTACTCATTGATGTTTGCCACGCTAACCAAAAGCAGGTACTCTCCTATGGAGGTTAGCAGATGAGAATCTTGCTGTCGGCTGCTCTGTTCATCGTGTCATTGCTGTTGCCTCTCTGATATATTTCCTCCGTTCTGAATTACTTGTCTTatatttgtctaaatacggatatatctagcactaaaatgagtctagatacatccgtatctagacaaattcaagataagtaattcggaacggaggaagtatatgTACAGGGAGAACCCCAAGACTTCAGCACCAACACACTGCCAACCTTTCTCTTCCATTTCCATACCGAAGAAAGTAGCATCAGAGCCTCAAAACCACAAGCATGGCTTACCATCTAAGATCTGCAAGCGCGCCTTCCAGCCCTCGCTCAAACAAACCCCAAGTAGAGCAGCAGCTCCAGAGCCTGAGCGCAACCATCTCTTCGCCCTTGGTGACCATCGATACGGCATGCAAAGGTTTGATGAAGCTGGAAGACATCTACAGCTGCATTGAAGAGATGATGTGCACACCCAGCAACCAAGTCAGCTTCTGCAAGACCCTGCAAAGGGTGGCAGTGGAGGCCGAGCTTGGACGGTCCCTCGTCGTGCTTGACCTCTGCAACGCCATGCAGGAGACCTTGATGGAGCTGAAGATGACTGTCCAAGAGCTCCTTTTAGTTCTTAAAAGAGGAGAAGATGCGTCTGCTCAACTCAAGGCGTACATCGTCTCGCCAAGAAGGCAC belongs to Triticum urartu cultivar G1812 chromosome 7, Tu2.1, whole genome shotgun sequence and includes:
- the LOC125519776 gene encoding uncharacterized protein LOC125519776 produces the protein MAYHLRSASAPSSPRSNKPQVEQQLQSLSATISSPLVTIDTACKGLMKLEDIYSCIEEMMCTPSNQVSFCKTLQRVAVEAELGRSLVVLDLCNAMQETLMELKMTVQELLLVLKRGEDVTCQFKAYIRLAKKAQKQFKKISKKTASDKNDSRMVMLMAEAREITILLLESTSCILSKQIEMPKWSLVSKTLQKSKVVFEEEQLRAFVCSIEDLESGVELLYRRLIQNRVSLLNALSL